From a single Brassica napus cultivar Da-Ae chromosome C9, Da-Ae, whole genome shotgun sequence genomic region:
- the LOC106358560 gene encoding scarecrow-like protein 28 — protein MLAGCSSSSLLSPTRRLRSEAAAATSSAVSVHFPMNTQRLDLPCSSSNFPRKETPSSRPLGRSISLDNINSNNNNNNKTGGCSLKQSIKLPPLATTRGNADGFSWNNDNNNNREKKSLKRLAEDKEDESCLSRVKRQRGDNDEKLISTQPLRGHPHWVNSVITELAGLGDKDIESNRPASGSSTSASAESHSFRHRVPEPTNGSRHPYTQHGGSAERRTIENINNNNNNNHRNDTQRDLELVNLLTGCLEAIRTRNIAAINHFIARSGELASPRGTTPMTRLIAYYTEALALRVARMWPHIFHITPPRDFEDESANALRFLNQVTPIPKFIHYTANSMLLRAFEGKERVHIIDFDIKQGLQWPSFFQSLASRPNPPRHVRITGVGESKHELNETGDRLHGFAEAMHLQFQFHPVVDRLEDVRLWMLHVKEGEAVAVNCVSQMHKTLYDGTGAAVRDFVGLVRSTNPVAVVIAEQEAEHNSVQLETRVFNSLKYYSAVFDVMHKRLGADSLMRVKIEEVLFGREIRNIVACEGSHRQERHVGFGQWRRMLEQLGFRSLGVSEREVLQSKMLLRMYGDGDEEFFNVERSDEDGGGVTLRWLDQPLYTVSAWSVGGSS, from the exons ATGTTGGCAGGTTGTTCAAGTTCATCATTGTTGTCACCGACCAGAAGATTAAGGAGtgaagcagcagcagcaacatcATCAGCCGTATCAGTACATTTTCCCATGAACACACAAAGATTGGACTTACCCTGCAGCAGTAGTAACTTCCCCCGCAAGGAAACACCTTCCAGCCGACCACTTGGACGCAGCATCTCACTCGACAACatcaacagcaacaacaacaacaacaacaaaactgGTGGATGTTCGCTTAAGCAGAGCATAAAGCTTCCACCTTTGGCAACTACAAGAGGAAATGCAGATGGGTTTTCATGGAACaacgacaacaacaacaacagagagaagaagagtTTGAAGAGATTGGCTGAAGACAAGGAGGACGAGTCTTGTCTGAGCAGAGTGAAGAGGCAAAGAG GTGATAATGATGAAAAGTTGATCTCTACTCAGCCTTTACGGGGTCATCCACACTGGGTTAACTCGGTTATCACCGAGTTAGCTGGTTTAGGCGATAAGGACATCGAGAGTAACCGTCCTGCTTCAGGATCATCAACAAGCGCATCAGCAGAGAGTCATAGCTTCAGACACAGAGTACCAGAACCCACAAACGGTTCAAGGCATCCGTATACACAACACGGAGGCAGCGCAGAGAGAAGGACCATTGAgaacatcaacaacaacaacaacaacaatcacagGAACGACACACAGAGAGATTTGGAGCTTGTGAATCTCCTTACGGGATGCTTAGAAGCGATCAGAACAAGAAACATAGCAGCGATCAACCATTTCATCGCAAGAAGCGGTGAACTTGCTTCTCCTAGAGGAACAACACCAATGACTCGTCTCATAGCTTACTACACCGAAGCTCTAGCTCTAAGAGTGGCTCGCATGTGGCCTCACATCTTCCACATCACACCGCCTCGTGACTTCGAGGACGAGTCAGCAAACGCGTTGAGGTTCTTGAACCAAGTGACACCAATCCCAAAGTTCATTCACTACACAGCGAACTCGATGCTACTCAGAGCGTTCGAAGGGAAAGAGAGAGTTCACATCATCGACTTCGACATCAAGCAAGGCTTACAATGGCCCAGCTTCTTCCAAAGCCTAGCTTCAAGGCCCAATCCACCACGACACGTGCGCATCACAGGCGTTGGAGAATCCAAACACGAGCTCAACGAGACGGGAGACCGTCTCCACGGCTTCGCGGAGGCGATGCATCTCCAGTTCCAGTTCCATCCCGTGGTGGATAGGCTCGAGGACGTTAGGCTGTGGATGCTTCACGTCAAGGAAGGCGAAGCCGTCGCCGTGAACTGCGTTTCGCAGATGCACAAGACGCTTTACGACGGGACAGGAGCTGCGGTTAGAGACTTTGTGGGTTTGGTCAGAAGCACCAACCCTGTAGCTGTCGTTATTGCAGAACAGGAAGCGGAACACAACTCCGTGCAGCTCGAGACGAGAGTGTTTAACTCGCTAAAGTACTATTCCGCGGTTTTTGACGTGATGCACAAGCGTCTCGGTGCGGATAGCTTGATGAGGGTTAAGATCGAGGAGGTTTTGTTCGGGAGAGAGATCAGGAACATTGTGGCGTGCGAAGGAAGTCATCGGCAGGAGAGGCATGTGGGTTTTGGGCAGTGGAGGAGGATGCTGGAGCAGTTAGGGTTTCGGAGTCTTGGAGTTTCGGAGAGAGAGGTTTTGCAGAGCAAGATGCTGCTTAGGATGTATGGAGATGGCGATGAGGAGTTCTTTAATGTAGAGAGGAGCGATGAAGATGGAGGAGGAGTCACGTTGCGGTGGTTGGATCAGCCGCTTTACACGGTCTCGGCTTGGAGTGTCGGAGGGAGTTCTTAG
- the LOC111210072 gene encoding uncharacterized protein LOC111210072 — protein sequence MFVHNLGATSLQTRALQLMKENGGVPVDDFTLMKNAYTNKKTGEIQDGLIKGVIQVVENRKVDLLATQASMCEEGDSASSNSLTVEQLNNLVLEAVPKKKGRYVGLARSTGGASSSSSAHYPLVDELMEQIKTKDTEIEFLKQDNAEIRVELQQNRMTMEENNVLTQTLLQKFRTRFGEDF from the exons ATGTTTGTCCACAACTTAGGGGCAACAAGTTTACAGACCCGAGCACTTCAGCTA atGAAGGAAAACGGTGGAGTTCCCGTAGATGATTTTACCCTGATGAAGAACGcctataccaacaagaagactggGGAGATTCAGGATGGACTTATTAAGGGCGTAATCCAGGTCGTGGAAAATCGAAAAGTGGATCTCCTCGCGACTCAAGCTTCTATGTGTGAAGAAGGCGATTCTGCATCTTCCAACTCCTTAACCGTAGAGCAACTCAACAACCTTGTTCTCGAG GCtgttccaaagaaaaagggcCGTTATGTTGGATTGGCTCGTTCGACCGGaggggcttcttcttcttcttcagctcacTATCCACTCGTTGATGAGCTTATGGAGCAGATTAAGACCAAGGATACGGAGATTGAGTTCCTGAAGCAAGACAATGCTGAAATCCGGGTTGAGCTCCAGCAAAACCGAATGACTATGGAGGAAAACAATGTTCTCACCCAGACCTTGTTGCAGAAGTTTAGGACCCGATTCGGTGAAGACTTTtag
- the LOC106358561 gene encoding uncharacterized protein LOC106358561: protein MGTPYNFRSWLDQPHMDPNTNLLTEEYTRGIQEFMGVVQSQPEARTSKYLLCPCSTCKNNIRVKKMEVWSHLYLKGFTRGYKIWYLHGERFEYGSSSEPQTADRLDEPTTNVDFGVGTVQMVYDAYGENLPSGEEEGDRQEQPNLENFPCEEEGEREQPNLEARRFFEMLDAAKQPLYQGCKDGHSPLSSASRLMALKTDYNLAEECVDAIADFVRDVLPEDNLAPGSYYEVQKLVAGLGLPYQVIDVCIDNCMIYWRADENRENCKFCRKPRYQDTSGRVPVPYKRMWYLPLTERLKRLYQSERTAEPMRWHAEHLTNGEITHPSDAEAWKHFQSTYPEFASEVRNVYLALCTDGFSPFGKHGRQYSLWPVILTPYNLPPHLCMRREFLFLSILVPGPDHPKRSLDVFLQPLIYELQLLWEHGVHTYDVSRKENFQMRAVLMWTISDFPAYGMLSGWTTHGRLSCPYYQDNTDAFQLKNGRKTCWFDCHRRFLPHDHPYRKSKTLFTKNKRVFDSPPEEVSGKKLKEQLRDFGADRTPDVGGNGHEPIYGVGENHNWHKKSIFWDLPYWETHLLRHCLDVMHIEKNFFDNLMNTILDVQGKTKDNLKSRLDLVDICARPELHVDEHGKGHIPIYRLDATAKEEFFDWITHSVKFPDGYASSLRNCVDKSEGKFTGLKSHDCHVMMQRLLPFAFSALLPRNVHEAIAGISAFFRDLCSRSLTSDGIRNLEVKIPVILCNLEKIFPPSFFDVMEHLAIHLAREAALGGPVQYRWMYLYERFMFHLKKKVKNLSKVEGSIVSQCINEETSNFAEYYFPSEVRTKSRRPARHDDRGERATYYVYVPNMFTQIGRHSGKSTDRILTVAEHAHLHTYLLTNCEDILEYESIYLAEMRLKYPDATEEQLEQLKQNNFATWLSDYVSHCLATGHPPKDWLREIVCGPKFVAKSYPRYCTRAYAFRVLKENTVRRTVDCGVSSSSGDDVYYGNVREILEIQYPGMIGMRCIVFNCEWYDKVIGRGVSTDAFGVTSVHSRRRLDFYDPFILASQADQVCYIRYPRIRQRNDPWIVVMSINPRSRVQGVFDPLQQQLTEEDGEIGEFDEDDSDSSCSSSDNSSDAE from the exons atggGTACTCCTTATAATTTCCGTTCTTGGTTAGATCAACCTCATATGGATCCAAATACAAATTTACTTACGGAGGAATACACACGTGGTATTCAAGAATTCATGGGGGTGGTTCAAAGTCAACCGGAAGCAAGAACAAGTAAGTATTTATTATGTCCATGTTCTACTTGTAAGAATAATATCCGTGTCAAAAAAATGGAAGTATGGAgtcatttatatttgaaaggATTTACACGTGGTTATAAGATTTGGTATCTTCATGGAGAAAGATTTGAGTATGGTAGTAGTAGCGAACCTCAAACTGCCGATAGGTTAGATGAACCTACCACAAATGTAGATTTTGGGGTAGGGACTGTTCAGATGGTATATGATGCATATGGAGAAAATTTACCGTCGGGTGAAGAGGAAGGAGATAGACAAGAACAACCCAATTTAGAAAATTTCCCAtgtgaagaggaaggagaacgAGAACAACCCAATCTAGAAGCGAGAAGATTTTTTGAAATGTTAGATGCAGCTAAGCAGCCATTGTATCAAGGATGTAAAGATGGGCATTCACCTTTATCATCCGCAAGTCGATTGATGGCGCTAAAGActgactataatttggctgaagaatgtgtggatgcgattgcagATTTTGTTAGAGATGTTCTACCAGAAGATAATCTTGCACCTGGCTCATATTATGAGGTACAAAAATTGGTCGCTGGTCTTGGCTTACCATATCAGGTGATAGATGTATGCATcgataactgcatgatttacTGGAGAGCAGATGAGAACAGGGAGAATTGTAAATTCTGtcggaaacctcgttatcaggatacgagtggaagagttccggTGCCATACAAacgaatgtggtatttgccgtTGACTGAAAGattaaagaggttatatcagTCTGAACGAACAGCagaaccaatgagatggcatgcagagcacttAACAAATGGTGAGATAACACATCCTTCCGATGCAGAGGCGTGGAAGCATTTTcaatcaacatatccagaatttgcatCTGAGGTAAGAAATGTGTATCTTGCATTATGCAcagatggtttcagcccatttggaaagcatggaagacaatattcattgtggccggTAATCTTGACACCTTACAACTTACCACCACATTTGTGTATGCGACGGGAGTTTTTGTTCCTCTCAATTCTCGttcccgggccagatcatcctaagagatcactggATGTATTTCTTCAGCCATTGATATATGAGCTGCAATTATTATGGGAGCACGGTGTTCatacatacgatgtttcgcggaAAGAGAATTTTCAGATGCgagcagtacttatgtggacaataagtgattttccagcatatggtatgttatctggatggaccacacatgggaggctatcatgtcctTATTACCAAGAcaacacagatgctttccaactaaaaaatggtcggaaaacgtgttggtttgactgtcacaggagatttctaccacacgatcatccatatcgtaagAGTAAGACATTGTTTacaaagaacaagagggtgtttgacagtccacctgaAGAAGTAAGTGGCAAAAAGTTGAAGGAACaattaagagattttggtgcagataGAACGCCAGACGTGGGTGGAAACGGACATGAACCGATTTATGGTGTAGGGGAAAATCATAATTGGCATAAGAAAAGTATCTTCTGGGATTTGCCCTATTGGGAGACTCATTTGTTGCGGCACtgtttagatgtcatgcatattgagaagaactttttcgaCAATTTGATGAACACCATCCTTGATGTCCAAGGCAAGACAAAGGATAacttgaagtcaagactggatttggtTGATATTTGTGCTCGTCccgaacttcatgttgatgagcaCGGTAAAGGTCATATTCCCATATATCGACTGGATGCAACTGCAAAAGAAGAGTTTTTTGATTGGATAACACACAGTGTtaaatttccagacggttatgcATCAAGTTTGCGTAATTGTGTTGACAAAAGTGAAGggaagtttactggcttgaagagccatgattgtcatgtaatgatgcagcgcctccttccttTTGCGTTTTCCGCACTATTGCCACGAAATGTCCACGAAGCAATCGCAg GGATAAGTGCTTTCTTCCGTGATTTATGCTCGAGATCACTCACATCAGATGGTATTCGCAATTTGGAAGTTAAAATACCGGTGATCCTTTGCAACctcgagaagatatttcctccatcattttttgatgttatggagcatcttgctattcatcttgCGAGAGAAGCGGCACTCGGTGGTCCCGTGCAGTACAGGTGGATGTATTTGTACGAACGGTTTATGTttcatctgaagaagaaggtCAAGAATTTAAGCAAGGTGGAGGGATCAATAGTGTCTCAGTGCATCAATGAGGAAACCTCAAACTTTGCTGAATACTACTTTCCATCAGAAGTTCGAACAAAAAGTCGAAGACCTGcacggcatgatgatagaggtgAAAGGGCAACTTATTATGTTTATGTGCCAAACATGTTTACACAAATTGGACGACATAGTGGAAAGTCAACGGACCGGATACTTACAGTGGCTGAGCATGCTCATTTGCACACATATTTGCTTACAAACTGTGAAGACATTCTTGAATATGAGAG TATTTACTTGGCAGAGATGCGCTTAAAGTACCCGGATGCGACCGAAGAACAACTCGAACAACTCAAGCAAAACAACTTTGCAACATGGCTTTCTGATTAT gtAAGCCATTGTTTAGCTACTGGGCACCCACCTAAAGATTGGTTACGTGAGATAGTTTGTGGTCCAAAGTTTGTTgcgaagtcatatccgagatatTGCACTCGAGCATATGCATTCAGAGTTCTTAAGGAAAATACTGTAAGGAGAACAGTTGATTGTGGGGTTTCTTCGTCATCCGGAGACGATGTGTACTACGGTAACGTACGCGAGATTTTGGAAATTCAGTACCCGGGAATGATTGGCATGAGATGTATTGTCTTCAACTGTGAGTGGTACGACAAAGTTATTGGTCGCGGAGTAAGCACTGACGCATTCGGTGTTACATCTGTACATTCGCGACGACGACTGGATTTTTACGATCCATTCATTCTTGCTTCACAAGCTGACCAG gtTTGCTATATTCGTTATCCGCGGATTAGGCAAAGGAACGATCCTTGGATCGTTGTCATGTCAATAAATCCCAGAAGCCGAGTACAAGGAGTATTTGATCCACTACAACAACAATTAACCGAAGAGGACGGCGAGATTGGAGAGTTTGACGAAGACGATTCAGAttcatcatgttcatcatcagatAATTCCTCAGATGCAGAGTAG
- the LOC106358562 gene encoding F-box protein PP2-A11, which translates to MGSGLSLFTNGSSSSPSRERDLLKPGLGDLPESCVALILEKLEPVEICRFSKLNRAFRSASWADFVWESKLPHDYRSILEKILGGFPEKLRKRDIYNFLSRVNSFDDGTKKAWVDKRTSDLCLCLSVKGLSVTGIDDRRYWNHIPSDESRFSSVAYLQHVWWFQVDGEIEFPFPAGTYSVFFRLHLGKPGKRFGWKVCNTEQIHGWDIKPVQFQIWTEDGQHSSSQCKLTEPGTWSHYHAGDFVVGKSKSSSTKLKFSMTQIDCTHTKGGLCVDSVIVYPSSCKDRLRRF; encoded by the exons ATGGGTTCTgggctctctctctttaccaaTGGTTCATCGTCTTCTCCGTCTCGTGAACGAGATCTGTTAAAGCCTGGTCTCGGTGATCTGCCGGAGAGTTGTGTGGCTTTGATCCTCGAGAAGTTGGAGCCGGTCGAGATCTGCAGATTCTCGAAGCTAAACAGAGCCTTTCGCAGCGCCTCCTGGGCCGATTTCGTCTGGGAATCGAAGCTTCCTCATGATTACAGATCGATTCTCGAGAAAATCCTCGGTGGGTTCCCGGAAAAGCTGCGGAAAAGAGACATCTATAACTTCCTCTCTCGTGTTAATTCCTTCGACGACGGCACAAAG aaAGCTTGGGTTGATAAACGAACCAGTGATCTCTGTTTATGCTTATCGGTTAAGGGTTTGTCGGTAACCGGGATTGATGATCGGAGATACTGGAATCACATTCCTTCTGATGAATCTCG GTTCTCGTCAGTAGCATATCTTCAGCACGTCTGGTGGTTTCAAGTTGATGGAGAAATCGAGTTCCCGTTCCCAGCTGGAACCTACAGCGTCTTCTTCAGGCTTCATCTAGGCAAACCGGGGAAGCGGTTTGGTTGGAAGGTTTGCAACACTGAGCAGATTCATGGTTGGGATATTAAACCGGTTCAGTTTCAGATTTGGACTGAAGATGGTCAACACTCTTCGTCTCAATGCAAGTTGACCGAACCAGGAACATGGAGTCACTACCATGCTGGAGACTTTGTGGTTGGGAAATCGAAAAGCTCGTCTACGAAGCTTAAGTTCTCCATGACTCAGATTGATTGTACACATACCAAAGGAGGGTTATGTGTAGATTCTGTAATTGTGTATCCGAGCTCGTGCAAGGATCGGTTGAGGCGGTTTTAA